The stretch of DNA TAGTATTCCTTTCTTTATAGATTCTTTTAAGAATGGGGAGTTTGAAGGTATAAATGTTGTAAATGTGAATGATGTTGGACTGTTAAAAGATAAGTATGACTTGATAGTGATTGCATCACAATTTTCTAATGAGATTATAGAAACTCTTTGTAAATTGGATATAAAAAAATTTATAGCTCTTGATGATCATTATTTTTTAAATTTTGTTTTATCTAATGAAGAATTTAATTCATTTCAGCGAAAATTGTTGGTTGATAATAATTATCTCCCTTCGATTATGTTGTTGCAAATATCTGCATTATGCAACCTAAAATGCACAATGTGTGCACATGAGAAGTGGAGAAGTTCTTCTGGGTTTATGGAAGATCGTATTTTTTTTAAAACGTTGGAGCAATGTAAAATAAATGGGGTTCATGAACTTCATTTTTATGGGCCACGCGGTGAACCTTTACTACACCCAAAGGCTTTAGATTATATAAAGGTTGCATCAAATGAAGGGTTCAGAGTTACACTTATTACAAATGGAACTCTTCTTACTGAGGATAAAATAAATTCTTTGTTGGATAGTGGTGTTTCAGAAATAGGGCTGTCATTTAGTGGTCACAATAAAGAAAGTTATGAATCGGTTTATGTTGGAGCAAAATTT from Desulfovibrio gilichinskyi encodes:
- a CDS encoding radical SAM protein translates to MKYRKQPIEAIPTQARIAIYGAGRLGAMLKGYLEKSQRGNSIPFFIDSFKNGEFEGINVVNVNDVGLLKDKYDLIVIASQFSNEIIETLCKLDIKKFIALDDHYFLNFVLSNEEFNSFQRKLLVDNNYLPSIMLLQISALCNLKCTMCAHEKWRSSSGFMEDRIFFKTLEQCKINGVHELHFYGPRGEPLLHPKALDYIKVASNEGFRVTLITNGTLLTEDKINSLLDSGVSEIGLSFSGHNKESYESVYVGAKFEETIASIRSLKSKISKMKTPPLFSVKGVLTSDSLDDLNLSRKFLRNLSLSPDEFVVEIAKNWRGAVELGVFHPRRNFYTLMPIDDSQVRFCEFVRRWVVYVDGDVAPCGCLNYDKTLKLGNIEEDSLADLATSKIHIDIIDSLCSGNIDANTLCQKCDFPYRVPYGYMRP